From Nicotiana tabacum cultivar K326 chromosome 15, ASM71507v2, whole genome shotgun sequence, the proteins below share one genomic window:
- the LOC107804920 gene encoding protein root UVB sensitive 1, chloroplastic, protein MSYAGHVLSLPRLTSPPFSLLPPQTTAGTLFSATTANHCPRFTPLKIHNLSLCRPSACNHNHSGGGAGGNNGGGGDNGGGGDWWSNFFNFNNKKSPLLLLPFSRIEDSSIIDTILSCKPLLLFFVSASSSITCCLILASFVQAKTKNEENCRYIVYEIKGGKRIELELDNSKDEFILPKTMWSRLLFNPNSFSSGSGYFSNLWMQCKELTMNLLLPEGFPESVTSDYLEYSLWRGVQGVAAQISGVLATQALLYAVGLGKGAIPTAAAVNWVLKDGIGYLSKILLSNYGRHFDVNPKSWRLFADLLENAAYGLEILTPAFPHLFVPIGAVAGAGRSAASLIQAATRSCFYAGFAAQRNFAEVIAKGEAQGMVSKAVGIMLGIALANCTRSSTSLALASFGVVTWIHMFCNLKSYQSIQLRTLNPYRASLVFSEYLLSGLVPSVKEVNDEEPVFPAALLNLKAAHESSRTHTEVLSVNAKQAAARIVQRLELGSKLSNVATSREDVLALFELYKNEGYILTEQEGKFCIVLKESSSPQDMLKSLFHVNYLYWLEKNAGIKSSSIANDCRPGGRLQISLEYVEREYNHVKNDGEVASWVIDSLIARPLPNRIRLGYAAVSSVAEG, encoded by the exons ATGAGCTACGCCGGCCACGTTCTGTCCCTTCCCCGTTTAACTTCACCGCCGTTTTCCCTTCTTCCTCCGCAAACCACTGCCGGCACGCTCTTCTCCGCCACCACAGCAAACCACTGTCCTCGCTTTACTCCCCTTAAAATCCACAACCTGTCTCTTTGCCGCCCTTCAGCTTGCAACCACAACCATAGTGGCGGCGGTGCTGGTGGAAATAATGGCGGCGGCGGTGACAATGGAGGCGGCGGTGATTGGTGGagcaatttcttcaattttaataaCAAAAAATCTCCACTCCTCCTCCTTCCATTTTCTCGTATCGAAGATAGTTCTATTATTGATACTATATTATCATGTAAACCACTGCTATTGTTCTTCGTATCAGCTTCTTCTTCAATTACGTGCTGCTTAATATTAGCTTCATTTGTacaagcaaaaacaaaaaacGAAGAAAATTGTAGATATATTGTGTATGAAATTAAAGGAGGAAAGCGGATTGAACTTGAGCTGGATAATTCAAAGGATGAATTTATTCTTCCGAAGACAATGTGGTCACGTCTGTTATTTAACCCTAACTCGTTCTCTTCCGGTAGTGGTTATTTTTCGAATTTGTGGATGCAATGCAAGGAATTAACGATGAATTTGTTGCTGCCTGAGGGGTTTCCGGAGAGTGTCACGAGTGATTATTTGGAGTATTCACTCTGGAGAGGGGTTCAAGGTGTTGCTGCACAAATTAGTGGTGTTCTTGCAACCCAG GCTTTGCTTTACGCCGTTGGATTAGGGAAAGGGGCTATTCCTACTGCTGCAGCTGTCAATTGGGTGCTTAAGGATGGCATTGGATATCTTAGCAAGATACTTTTGTCGAATTATGGCAGGCATTTTGATGTCAATCCTAAGAGCTGGAGGCTGTTTGCAGACCTTTTGGAGAATGCTGCTTATGGGCTGGAGATTTTGACCCCTGCCTTCCCACATCTGTTTGTTCCTATCGGAGCTGTTGCTGGAGCAGGGAGATCAGCCGCTTCATTAATCCAG GCTGCTACAAGGAGCTGCTTCTATGCGGGTTTTGCTGCTCAGAGGAATTTCGCGGAG GTGATTGCAAAGGGTGAAGCTCAAGGAATGGTGAGCAAAGCAGTTGGAATCATGCTTGGCATTGCACTGGCTAACTGCACTCGCTCTTCTACATCTCTTGCTCTTGCTTCTTTTGGAGTGGTAACTTGGATCCACATGTTCTGTAATCTGAAGTCATATCAGTCCATTCAACTAAGGACTTTAAATCCTTATCGTGCAA GTTTAGTCTTCAGTGAGTATCTGCTCAGTGGTCTAGTTCCTTCTGTTAAAGAGGTCAATGACGAGGAGCCTGTTTTCCCAGCTGCTCTTTTAAATCTAAAGGCAGCACATGAA TCTTCTCGGACACACACGGAAGTGCTTTCTGTCAATGCTAAACAAGCAGCTGCTAGGATTGTGCAACGGTTGGAGCTAGGTTCTAAACTTTCTAATGTTGCTACTAGTCGAGAAGATGTGCTTGCTCTGTTTGAACTATACAAGAATGAAGGTTACATTTTGACTGAGCAAGAAGGAAAATTTTGT ATTGTACTGAAAGAAAGTTCATCACCACAAGATATGTTGAAGTCATTGTTTCATGTCAATTACCTGTACTGGTTGGAGAAAAATGCAGGAATCAAGTCGAGCAGTATAGCTAATGACTGCAGGCCTGGGGGAAGGCTGCAGATATCTTTGGAGTATGTTGAGAGAGAGTATAATCATGTCAAAAATGATGGTGAAGTAGCAAGTTGGGTGATTGACAGTCTCATTGCAAGGCCTTTGCCAAATCGAATTCGCTTGGGTTATGCAGCTGTATCTTCTGTTGCAGAAGGTTGA
- the LOC107804918 gene encoding uncharacterized protein LOC107804918 gives MDRLQMIDIQAPMPCVFCHGGIETHANLFFECPVTRALWLRLLTWLGHIRNRGDATHELQWVCSMAKRKSGLGAITSCAYAMAVYVMWRERNLLRFQKSSYDEDRVSREIAVHIHIRGQNLRKWCKPLSLLSSHP, from the coding sequence ATGGATCGACTGCAGATGATAGACATACAAGCTCCTATGCCTTGTGTTTTCTGTCATGGTGGCATTGAAACTCATGCAAATCTATTCTTTGAATGCCCTGTTACGCGTGCATTGTGGCTGAGATTACTGACTTGGCTTGGGCATATCAGGAACAGAGGTGATGCTACACATGAATTACAATGGGTATGCAGTATGGCCAAGAGGAAGAGTGGACTGGGAGCTATCACTAGCTGTGCATATGCGATGGCAGTCTATGTCATGTGGAGGGAGAGGAATCTGTTAAGGTTCCAGAAGAGCTCTTATGATGAAGATAGAGTCAGTAGAGAAATAGCAGTACATATTCACATTAGAGGACAAAACCTTAGGAAATGGTGCAAGCCTTTGAGTCTGCTGAGTTCACACCCTTAG